Proteins from a single region of Gemmatirosa kalamazoonensis:
- a CDS encoding lysyl oxidase family protein, giving the protein MRRSLCSLVTLVGALYSMACAGDATPTALSPAPSRPALSSGVPDLSAPPDLIVDSKATQNNWVTRVEDFPADFCSVIEGGVTPGTHTVIRFTVTTPNIGKGDVFVGSPLAHMDPNGDGDFSDQDGLFEFASCHQHFHFQHYATYKLIGADGQVWKAAKRGFCMLDTDPYNVNNGDGTWTYRSCGTLTRDGFQGVSSGWADTYVFKLGGQYFVLDGGDGQPVVPPGVYTIQVEVNPAFAPDRRGNCPRVKDPATGLCHNFAEARYDNNVGSATVIITDHPGRSGYGPLKNDNSKITKEDEIEK; this is encoded by the coding sequence ATGCGTCGGTCCCTGTGCTCCCTCGTCACGCTCGTCGGCGCGCTGTACTCGATGGCCTGCGCCGGCGATGCGACACCCACGGCCCTGTCGCCTGCGCCGTCGCGCCCCGCCCTCTCGAGCGGCGTGCCGGACCTCAGCGCGCCGCCGGATCTCATCGTCGACTCGAAGGCGACGCAGAACAACTGGGTCACCCGCGTCGAGGACTTCCCGGCGGACTTCTGCAGCGTGATCGAGGGCGGCGTCACGCCGGGCACGCACACCGTCATCCGCTTCACGGTCACGACGCCGAACATCGGCAAGGGCGACGTGTTCGTCGGCAGCCCGCTCGCGCACATGGACCCGAACGGCGACGGCGATTTCTCCGACCAGGACGGGCTGTTCGAGTTCGCGTCGTGCCACCAGCACTTTCACTTCCAGCACTACGCCACGTACAAGCTGATCGGCGCAGACGGTCAGGTGTGGAAGGCGGCGAAGCGCGGCTTCTGCATGCTCGACACCGACCCCTACAACGTGAACAACGGCGACGGCACGTGGACGTACCGGAGCTGTGGCACGCTCACGCGCGACGGCTTCCAGGGCGTGAGCTCGGGCTGGGCCGACACCTACGTGTTCAAGTTAGGCGGGCAGTACTTCGTGCTCGACGGCGGCGACGGACAGCCCGTCGTCCCACCCGGCGTGTACACGATCCAGGTCGAGGTGAACCCGGCCTTCGCGCCCGACAGGCGAGGCAACTGCCCGCGGGTGAAGGACCCGGCGACGGGCCTCTGCCACAACTTCGCCGAGGCGCGCTACGACAACAACGTCGGCTCGGCCACGGTGATCATCACCGACCACCCGGGGCGCAGCGGCTACGGCCCGCTGAAGAACGACAACTCGAAGATCACGAAGGAGGACGAGATCGAGAAGTGA